The following nucleotide sequence is from Staphylococcus chromogenes.
AGGTCAATGCGGCACTTGGAATTAGCTTAGGATTGCACATGAATCAACACAAATAGGCTTTAGGATTTTAAATTTCCTAAAGCCTTTTACCTTGTGATAAAAAAGGGGGGAACGTCCATTTGACGCAGCAAAATGAAGTACGCTACTTTGAGTTAGTAGAAACATTTATCAATAACGAAGACAAAGCCCAAACACTTCAATCTGCTTCAAACTATGCAGATCATATTACAGGTAAAGGGGTAACGCCTGAAGATATTGTCCGCATGCATAAAAAATATGCAGAGACGCATCAACTTTCTCAGTCAGAGTTGATGGAAAGTCTGGATGTTTTAGAAAAAGTGATTTCTAGTTTTGGTTTTAATTATTCTGATTATAAAGATTTAATCGATCGAATGGAAGTTCATGATAAAGAATTGGATGTGGCTTCCAGACTCCAACAAACCATGTTAAAAACTGAAATTCCGCAATTTGACAGTATTCAAATTGGCGTGATTTCAGTGGCAGCTCAACGCGTGAGTGGAGATTACTTTAACTTGATTGACCATAAAGATGGCACGATGAGTTTTGCTGTCGCCGATGTTATCGGGAAAGGAATTCCTGCAGCACTCGCAATGAGTATGATTAAGTTTGGTATGGATTCCTACGGGCATTCACAACTTCCGAATGACGGTTTAAAGCGTCTTAATCGTGTGGTTGAAAAAAACGTCAATCAAAATATGTTTGTAACGATGTTTTATGGCTTATACGAAGAAATGAACCATATCTTATATTGTAGTTCAGCAGGGCATGAGCCAGGATATATTTTTCGAGCAGATAAAGATGAATTCGAGGAAATTGATGTTCGTGGGCGTATTTTAGGCGTGAGCTCGCACATTCGATATGACCAAAAAGAGATTAAAATTAATATCAATGATTTAATTATCATATTTACAGATGGTGTGACAGAAATACGTCGAGAAAATGGGGAGTTTATTAATCAAGAAAAGCTTTTAGAATTTATTAAAGGCTATAAACAATTACATCCTCAAGATATTGTCCAATTGCTATATGAACAACTGATTCGTATACATAAAGAAGGGAAACGAGACGATTTAACAATATTAATTATTAAGAGAGTCAATTAATTTCTATAAATTTAGATTAATGCAACATAGAAATGGGTAAAAGTCCGTAGTAGAGTATATTTGTAGGAGTGTAAACAATAATGAACCTTAATATCGAATCACAAGAACATGACAAACATTATGACGTTACCGTAAGCGGCGAACTCGATGTCGCAACTGTTCCCGAATTAGAAAAAGTGTTAGTTCCTATTAGACAAGCTGGAACACATGATATACATGTAAATTTAGAAAATCTATCATATATGGATTCAACAGGGCTCGGTCTCTTTGTGGGTACATTGAAATCTTTAAATCAAAATAATAAAGAATTGTATATTCTTGGTGTTAATAATAGAATTAAACGATTATTTGAAATTACAGGTTTAAGTGACTTGATGCACGTGAACGAAGGGACGGAGGTCGAATAATCATGCCAAACAGAAATGATTTTATCGAAATGAGGCTTCCAGCGTCTGCAGAATATGTAAGTTTGATTCGTCTTACTTTATCGGGAGTATTCACTCAAGTAGGTGCTTCTTATGATGATATTGAAGACGCTAAAATTGCAGTAAGTGAAGCTGTGACAAATGCGGTTAAACATGCGTATAAAGATAAAAAAGAAACCGGTTATATCAATGTCGGTTTTGAAAAAAGCGATACGTACATTAAGATTATCGTTTCAGATCAAGGTGAGAGTTTTAATTATCAAGAAACAAAACAACAACTCGGACCTTATCAAGATAATGAAAACATCGACTTTTTACGTGAAGGTGGACTAGGTTTATTCTTAATTGAGTCGTTAATGGATGAAGTCACTGTTGACAAAGAGACAGGGGTAACGATTAGCATGATCAAGTATATCAAAAAAGAGCAGGTGCGAAATAATGACGAAAGAGTCGAAATCAGTTAATTCTGTTTCACCTGAACAAATCAACGACTGGATTAAACGACACCAAGAACATCAAGATAAAGAAGCGCAAGAAAAACTCGTAAAACATTATGAAAAGCTAATCGAATCATTGGCCTATAAATATTCAAAAGGCCAATCTCATCACGAAGACCTAGTGCAAGTCGGCATGGTCGGACTTATAGGTGCGATAAACCGTTTTGATTTGTCATTTGATCGTAAGTTTGAAGCTTTCTTAGTTCCAACTGTCATCGGGGAGATTAAAAGATATTTACGTGATAAAACTTGGAGTGTACACGTTCCTAGACGCATTAAGGAAATTGGTCCAAGAATTAAAAAAGTCAGTGATGAACTTACAAATGAACTCGAACGGTCCCCTTCAATTGCTGAAATTGCTGCGCGATTAGAAGTAACAGATGAAGAAGTGCTTGAAGCAATGGAAATGGGTCAGAGCTATAACGCTTTAAGTGTGGATCACTCCATTGAAGCTGATAAAGATGGTTCTACAGTCACATTGCTTGATATTATGGGAAGTCAAGATGATAACTATGATTTGACGGAAAAGCGCATGATTTTAGAGCGTATTATTCCAATTCTATCTGATAGAGAACGTGAAATTATACAATGTACCTTTATCGACGGTTTAAGCCAAAAAGAAACGGGTGAACGTATAGGGTTAAGTCAGATGCACGTTTCGCGTTTACAACGAACAGCCATTAAAAAACTTCAAGAAGCGGCAAAGAAATAATTTATCAATCAAAATGTGATTGGTTAATCATAAATGGTGAGAGGCTAGACGATAAAGTCTATGCCTCTTTTATTGTGCTTGAATAACGGCATGATTTTTATCCATGAATAATGATAAAATAAACAAAGTAAGATTTAAGAAAGTGGTGAACCTTTTGGCAAATACATTAATTCAAGCAATACATAACGAATACCAATTTTCAATAAAGCAAATAGAAGCGGTATTACAATTACTCGAAGAAAAAAATACAGTTCCCTTTATTGCACGCTATCGTAAAGAAGCGACCGGGGGATTAGATGAAGTTGAAATTAAAAAAATTGAAGACGAATATGCGTACATGTTGCAACTGCAAAAACGTAAAGAAGAAGTGATACATAATATAGAGCAACAAGGATTGTTAACAGATGAATTAAAAGCCGATATTTTAAAGCAAACTAAATTACAACGAGTTGAAGACCTCTATAGACCTTTTAAGCAAAAGAAAAAGACACGTGCGACGGAAGCCAAACGTAAAGGCTTAGAACCACTAGCCAAATGGATTGATACGCAAAATTCAACAAAGTCTTTAAATCAAGAAGCGCAAAAGTTTATTAATGAAGAAGTAAAAACAATCGATGAAGCCCTATTAGGCGCACAAGATATTATTGCGGAGCGTATTGCGGATAACCCTAAATATCGTCAACGAATATTAAAAGAAACCTTGAAACACGGAGAGATTGTAACATCTAAAAAGAAAAATGCCGAAGATGAAAAAGCAACTTATGCGATGTATTATGATTACGCTGAGCCATTAAAGCGTATTGCCAATCATCGTATTTTAGCAATGAACCGCGGCGAAAAAGAAAAAATTTTGAATGTTAAAATTGATGTTGATAAAACGAAACTGTCGGAAGAAATTAAGAAAATAGAAATTAAAGATACAAATGAATTATCTCAAATTGTTATCTTAGCCATTGAAGATGCAATGAAGCGGTTAATTTTTCCTTCAATTGAACGTGAAATTCGTGGAGATTTAACAGCACGTGCCGAAGAAAAAGCAATTGATGTTTTCAGTGAAAATTTAAAGCATTTACTGTTACAGCCACCATTGAAAGAAAAACAGATTTTAGGTGTGGATCCAGCGTTTCGCACCGGTTGTAAGTTGGCAGTCATTAATCCACTTGGCTCTTTCGTAGCGAAATCGGTCATGTATCCACATCCGCCTATCTCTAAAACGAAAGAAGCTGAACGTATTTTCTTAGAGATGGTTAATACGTACCAAATTGAATTGGTGGCAATTGGGAACGGAACAGCGAGTCGTGAAACAGAACAGTTTGTGGCGAATATGATTCAAAAGCATGAATTGAATATTCAATACATTATTGTGAATGAGGCAGGCGCTTCCGTCTATTCTGCTTCAGACATTGCACGACAGGAATTTCCTGATTTTCAAGTCGAAGAACGAAGTGCGGTTTCTATAGGCCGTCGCGTGCAAGACCCTTTAAGTGAGCTTGTAAAAATAGATCCTAAATCTATAGGTGTCGGTCAATACCAACATGACGTTAATCAAAAACAATTAGGAGAAGCATTGAACTTTGTCGTTGAAACAGCAGTAAACCAAGTAGGTGTTAATGTTAATACAGCATCAAGTACATTATTGCAATATGTCGCAGGTTTATCTAAACCCATCGCAAATAACATCATTCAGTATAGGGAAGAAAATGGTGTAATTAAGCATCACAAAGAAATTAATAATGTAAAACGCCTAGGTGCAAAAACGTTTGAACAGAGTATTGGCTTCTTAAGAATTGTGGATGGGGACGAACCTCTTGATAATACGGCTATTCACCCTGAAAGTTATCCCGCAACATATGACTTACTTAAAATTTTGAAAATAGAAGTATCAGAACTCGGAACAGAGCGTTGTAAAGCAACCTTAAAAAATATAGATATAAAAACATATGCTGAACAACTTAAGGTCGGCGTTCCGACGCTTGAAGATATTGTGAAATCATTAATGGCTCCCCATCGTGACCCAAGGGATGAATATGAAACACCACAATTAAAATCTGATGTATTATCTATTGAAGATTTAAACAAAGGAATGAAATTGAGTGGAACAGTACGAAATGTTGTTGATTTTGGAGCGTTTGTAGATATTGGTGTGAAACAAGATGGCTTAGTGCATATTTCTAAGTTAGCAAAACGCTTTGTAAAACACCCGATGGATGTTGTGAGTGTAGGGGATATTGTTGATGTTTGGATTGATTCCATCGATAGCGAAAAAGGAAAAGTCGCATTAACAATGATAGATCCGCATGCTTAATCAAGAATTGCAACAACATGCTGAAAATCTAGCATTAACCTTATTTGGAAAGCCTTTTCGTCATCGGATTTATTTTAATCATAGATTACGTAGTACAGGAGGGCGATATCTTTTAAAAACACATGATATTGAAATAAATCCAAAGCAATATGAACACTTTGGTTTAAAAGAACTAGACAATATCATTAAACATGAACTGTGCCATTATTTTCTTCATTTAGAAGGAAAAGGGTATCAACACCGAGACAGAGATTTCCGACAGTTGGCACTAAAAGTAGGCGCGCCACGTTTTTGTAATTCTATTGAGAGTTATGAAACGCGCGCGAATTACGAATATATGTGTAAAAAATGTCATAAAACGTTTTTAAGAATACGTCGTGTTAATACGAATAAAATGAGATGCGGACAATGTGGAGGGAGTTTAAAATTAGTTAAGGTATTAAAGTAGCTTATCAAACAAAAGGTTTCAAGTAACTCAAGTAGTGCCAACTAGAAGTATAGCGATAGTAGATGAGGATTAAAAATATCATATAGAGACTCCCCACGAAATGATTTCTCAGTGGGGAGTTTTTTATGAATATATTCATTGAAGTCTTCTAGTAAAGACTTAAAAAATAAGATTTATGATAGGGGCCTAATATTTTTAAATTCTTTATTGACATCTTAACATTGAATTCGTATAATAATTTAGGTCGTCACAAGTCATAGGAATAAATAAATGGTTTTTATGAAATAAGTGATTGACATTGAATACAATTTGATGTATGATTAAATACGTTGTGAAAATAAGATTAACAACACGTTACAAACATTAATTTAATGTTAAAAAAGTGTTGACAATGCGAATAACACATAGTACAATAAATCTTGTCGAAAAAATCATTCGATTTTTACCGAGCGGTCGTGGCGGAACGGCAGACGCGCTAGGTTGAGGGCCTAGTGGGAGTATTCCCGTGGAGGTTCAAATCCTCTCGGCCGCATCAACCTCAAAATTAATTATTTGCGGGTGTAGTTTAATGGCAAAACCTCAGCCTTCCAAGCTGATGTTGTGGGTTCGATTCCCATCACCCGCTCCATTTATTTTTACATGAACATTGAAAACTGAATGACAATATGTCAACGTTAATTCCAATAATTTTGAGTACGTAACGTACTTTCTAGAGTGATTGGCTGAACCAATCAACGAGCTATATCAAGCTTACTTCTTTTATGGAGAGTTTGATCCTGGCTCAGGATGAACGCTGGCGGCGTGCCTAATACATGCAAGTCGAGCGAACTGACGAGGAGCTTGCTCCTTTGACGTTAGCGGCGGACGGGTGAGTAACACGTGGGTAACCTACCTATAAGACTGGAATAACTCCGGGAAACCGGGGCTAATGCCGGATAACATATCGAACCGCATGGTTCGATAGTGAAAGACGGTCTTGCTGTCACTTATAGATGGACCCGCGCCGTATTAGCTAGTTGGTGAGGTAACGGCTCACCAAGGCAACGATACGTAGCCGACCTGAGAGGGTGATCGGCCACACTGGAACTGAGACACGGTCCAGACTCCTACGGGAGGCAGCAGTAGGGAATCTTCCGCAATGGGCGAAAGCCTGACGGAGCAACGCCGCGTGAGTGATGAAGGTCTTCGGATCGTAAAGCTCTGTTGTTAGGGAAGAACAAATGTGTAAGTAACTGTGCACATCTTGACGGTACCTAACCAGAAAGCCACGGCTAACTACGTGCCAGCAGCCGCGGTAATACGTAGGTGGCAAGCGTTATCCGGAATTATTGGGCGTAAAGCGCGCGTAGGCGGTTTTTTAAGTCTGATGTGAAAGCCCACGGCTCAACCGTGGAGGGTCATTGGAAACTGGAAAACTTGAGTGCAGAAGAGGAAAGTGGAATTCCATGTGTAGCGGTGAAATGCGCAGAGATATGGAGGAACACCAGTGGCGAAGGCGGCTTTCTGGTCTGTAACTGACGCTGATGTGCGAAAGCGTGGGGATCAAACAGGATTAGATACCCTGGTAGTCCACGCCGTAAACGATGAGTGCTAAGTGTTAGGGGGTTTCCGCCCCTTAGTGCTGCAGCTAACGCATTAAGCACTCCGCCTGGGGAGTACGGTCGCAAGACTGAAACTCAAAGGAATTGACGGGGACCCGCACAAGCGGTGGAGCATGTGGTTTAATTCGAAGCAACGCGAAGAACCTTACCAAATCTTGACATCTTTTGACCACTTTAGAGATAGAGTTTTCCTCTTCGGAGGACAAAATGACAGGTGGTGCATGGTTGTCGTCAGCTCGTGTCGTGAGATGTTGGGTTAAGTCCCGCAACGAGCGCAACCCTTGAGCTTAGTTGCCATCATTAAGTTGGGCACTCTAAGTTGACTGCCGGTGACAAACCGGAGGAAGGTGGGGATGACGTCAAATCATCATGCCCCTTATGATTTGGGCTACACACGTGCTACAATGGACAATACAAAGGGCAGCGAAACCGCGAGGTCAAGCAAATCCCATAAAGTTGTTCTCAGTTCGGATTGTAGTCTGCAACTCGACTACATGAAGCTGGAATCGCTAGTAATCGTAGATCAGCATGCTACGGTGAATACGTTCCCGGGTCTTGTACACACCGCCCGTCACACCACGAGAGTTTGTAACACCCGAAGCCGGTGGAGTAACCATTTGGAGCTAGCCGTCGAAGGTGGGACAAATGATTGGGGTGAAGTCGTAACAAGGTAGCCGTATCGGAAGGTGCGGCTGGATCACCTCCTTTCTAAGGATAATATACGGAATATCGCTTTTAAGCGATAAGGAATAACGGAGACATATTGTATTCAGTTTTGAATGCTCATTTTGAGGATTCAACATTGTACATTGAAAACTAGATAAGTAAGTATAGATTTTACCAAGCAAAACCGAGTGACAAGCGAAAAGCTTGAAACAAAAATTATCGCTAGTCGTCGACAGACGACTCACAATAATTAATAACTGGTGGATGTTGGTTATTGTTCAATTCGAAAGCCGAATGTAAACGATTGCCAAAACATCAAAAGATTAAGTTATTAAGGGCGCACGGTGGATGCCTTGGCACTAGAAGCCGATGAAGGACGTTACTAACGACGATATGCTTTGGGGAGCTGTAAGTAAGCTGTGATCCAGAGATTTCCGAATGGGGGAACCCAACACGAGTTATGTCGTGTTATCCGCATGTGAATACATAGCATGTGAGAAGGTAGACCCGGAGAACTGAAACATCTTAGTACCCGGAGGAAGAGAAAGAAAAATCGATTCCCTGAGTAGCGGCGAGCGAAACGGGAAGAGCCCAAACCAACAAGCTTGCTTGTTGGGGTTGTAGGACACTCTGTACGGAGTTACAAAGGAATATGTTAGACGAATAACCTGGAAAGGTTAATCAGAGAAGGTAAAAATCCTGTAGTCGAAAACATCTTCCCTCCTGAGTGGATCCTGAGTACGGCGGAGCACGTGAAATTCCGTCGGAATCTGGGAGGACCATCTCCCAAGGCTAAATACTCTCTAGTGACCGATAGTGAACCAGTACCGTGAGGGAAAGGTGAAAAGTACCCCGGAAGGGGAGTGAAAGAGAACTTGAAACCGTGTGCTTACAAGTAGTCAGAGCCCGTTAATGGGTGATGGCGTGCCTTTTGTAGAATGAACCGGCGAGTTACGATCTGATGCAAGGTTAAGCAGAAAATGTGGAGCCGTAGCGAAAGCGAGTCTGAATAGGGCGAATGAGTATTTGGTCGTAGACCCGAAACCAGGTGATCTACCCTTGGTCAGGTTGAAGTTCAGGTAACACTGAATGGAGGACCGAACCGACTTACGTTGAAAAGTGAGCGGATGAACTGAGGGTAGCGGAGAAATTCCAATCGAACTTGGAGATAGCTGGTTCTCTCCGAAATAGCTTTAGGGCTAGCCTCAAGTGATGATTATTGGAGGTAGAGCACTGTTTGGACGAGGGGCCCCTCTCGGGTTACCGAATTCAGACAAACTCCGAATGCCAAATAATTTAACTTGGGAGTCAGAACATGGGTGATAAGGTCCGTGTTCGAAAGGGAAACAGCCCAGACCACCAGCTAAGGTCCCAAAATATATGTTAAGTGGAAAAGGATGTGGCGTTGCCCAGACAACTAGGATGTTGGCTTAGAAGCAGCCATCATTTAAAGAGTGCGTAATAGCTCACTAGTCGAGTGACACTGCGCCGAAAATGTACCGGGGCTAAACATATTACCGAAGCTGTGGATTGTCCTTTAGGACAATGGTAGGAGAGCGTTCTAAGGGCGTTGAAGCATGATCGCAAGGACATGTGGAGCGCTTAGAAGTGAGAATGCCGGTGTGAGTAGCGAAAGACGGGTGAGAATCCCGTCCACCGATTGACTAAGGTTTCCAGAGGAAGGCTCGTCCGCTCTGGGTTAGTCGGGTCCTAAGCTGAGGCCGACAGGCGTAGGCGATGGATAACAGGTTGATATTCCTGTACCACCATGATTCGTTTTAAGCGATGGGGGGACGCAGTAGGATAGGCGAAGCGTGCTGTTGGAGTGCACGTCCAAGCAGTAAGACTGAGTGTTAGGCAAATCCGGCACTCATTAAGGTCAAGCTGTGATGGGGAGAGGAAACATGTTTTCCTCGAGTCGTTGATTTCACACTGCCGAGAAAAGCCTCTAGCTAGAAGATTGGTGCCCGTACCGCAAACCGACACAGGTAGTCAAGATGAGAATTCTAAGGTGAGCGAGCGAACTCTCGTTAAGGAACTCGGCAAAATGACCCCGTAACTTCGGGAGAAGGGGTGCTCTTTGAGGTTCACGCTTCGAAGAGCCGCAGTGAATAGGCCCAAGCGACTGTTTATCAAAAACACAGGTCTCTGCTAAACCGTAAGGTGACGTATAGGGGCTGACGCCTGCCCGGTGCTGGAAGGTTAAGAGGAGTGGTTAGCATTAGCGAAGCTACGAATCGAAGCCCCAGTAAACGGCGGCCGTAACTATAACGGTCCTAAGGTAGCGAAATTCCTTGTCGGGTAAGTTCCGACCCGCACGAAAGGCGTAACGATTTGGGCACTGTCTCAACGAGAGACTCGGTGAAATCATAGTACCGGTGAAGATGCCGGTTACCCGCGACAGGACGGAAAGACCCCGTGGAGCTTTACTGTAGCCTGATATTGAAATTCGGTACAGTTTGTACAGGATAGGTAGGAGCCTTAGAAACGTGAGCGCTAGCTTACGTGGAGGCATTGGTGGGATACTACCCTAATTGTATTGGATTTCTAACCCGCAACTCTTATCGAGTTGGGAGACAGTGTCAGGCGGGCAGTTTGACTGGGGCGGTCGCCTCCTAAAGTGTAACGGAGGCGCTCAAAGGTTCCCTCAGAATGGTTGGAAATCATTCATAGAGTGTAAAGGCATAAGGGAGCTTGACTGCGAGACCTACAAGTCGAGCAGGGTCGAAAGACGGACTTAGTGATCCGGTGGTTCCGCATGGAAGGGCCATCGCTCAACGGATAAAAGCTACCCCGGGGATAACAGGCTTATCTCCCCCAAGAGTTCACATCGACGGGGAGGTTTGGCACCTCGATGTCGGCTCATCGCATCCTGGGGCTGTAGTCGGTCCCAAGGGTTGGGCTGTTCGCCCATTAAAGCGGTACGCGAGCTGGGTTCAGAACGTCGTGAGACAGTTCGGTCCCTATCCGTCGTGGGCGTAGGAAATTTGAGAGGCGCTGTCCTTAGTACGAGAGGACCGGGATGGACATACCTCTGGTGTACCAGTTGTCGTGCCAACGGCATAGCTGGGTAGCTATGTATGGACGGGATAAGTGCTGAAAGCATCTAAGCATGAAGCCCCCCTCAAGATGAGATTTCCCAACTTCGGTTATAAGATCCCTCAAAGATGATGAGGTTAATAGGTTCGAGGTGGAAGCGTAGCGATACGTGGAGCTGACGAATACTAATCGATCGAAGACTTAATCAATTTAGTTCATAAGGTGATGCTTGTGAAACAATACTTACTATCTAGTTTTGAATGTATAAACATTCATTTTACGAAGTGAAAAAATTGTTTGGTGACAATAGCAAAGAGGTCACACCTGTTCCCATGCCGAACACAGAAGTTAAGCTCTTTAGCGCCGATGGTAGTCGGACTTACGTTCCGCGAGAGTAGGACGTTGCCAAGCAAACGAACCCCAAGTACACGATGTACTTGGGGGTTTTTTGATTTTATATGAGTAAGGAATAAAGCATTTTGTTTTCATTAATATAAATGTGTTTGGGGTCAAATTGATGGATATGGTCTTTTAATTGAGCCAAATCTTCATGAAATTTCAGTTGGATGCCGATGATGACGG
It contains:
- a CDS encoding anti-sigma factor antagonist — encoded protein: MNLNIESQEHDKHYDVTVSGELDVATVPELEKVLVPIRQAGTHDIHVNLENLSYMDSTGLGLFVGTLKSLNQNNKELYILGVNNRIKRLFEITGLSDLMHVNEGTEVE
- the sigB gene encoding RNA polymerase sigma factor SigB, producing MTKESKSVNSVSPEQINDWIKRHQEHQDKEAQEKLVKHYEKLIESLAYKYSKGQSHHEDLVQVGMVGLIGAINRFDLSFDRKFEAFLVPTVIGEIKRYLRDKTWSVHVPRRIKEIGPRIKKVSDELTNELERSPSIAEIAARLEVTDEEVLEAMEMGQSYNALSVDHSIEADKDGSTVTLLDIMGSQDDNYDLTEKRMILERIIPILSDREREIIQCTFIDGLSQKETGERIGLSQMHVSRLQRTAIKKLQEAAKK
- the rsbW gene encoding anti-sigma B factor RsbW; the protein is MPNRNDFIEMRLPASAEYVSLIRLTLSGVFTQVGASYDDIEDAKIAVSEAVTNAVKHAYKDKKETGYINVGFEKSDTYIKIIVSDQGESFNYQETKQQLGPYQDNENIDFLREGGLGLFLIESLMDEVTVDKETGVTISMIKYIKKEQVRNNDERVEIS
- a CDS encoding SpoIIE family protein phosphatase; translation: MTQQNEVRYFELVETFINNEDKAQTLQSASNYADHITGKGVTPEDIVRMHKKYAETHQLSQSELMESLDVLEKVISSFGFNYSDYKDLIDRMEVHDKELDVASRLQQTMLKTEIPQFDSIQIGVISVAAQRVSGDYFNLIDHKDGTMSFAVADVIGKGIPAALAMSMIKFGMDSYGHSQLPNDGLKRLNRVVEKNVNQNMFVTMFYGLYEEMNHILYCSSAGHEPGYIFRADKDEFEEIDVRGRILGVSSHIRYDQKEIKININDLIIIFTDGVTEIRRENGEFINQEKLLEFIKGYKQLHPQDIVQLLYEQLIRIHKEGKRDDLTILIIKRVN
- a CDS encoding SprT family protein — encoded protein: MLNQELQQHAENLALTLFGKPFRHRIYFNHRLRSTGGRYLLKTHDIEINPKQYEHFGLKELDNIIKHELCHYFLHLEGKGYQHRDRDFRQLALKVGAPRFCNSIESYETRANYEYMCKKCHKTFLRIRRVNTNKMRCGQCGGSLKLVKVLK
- a CDS encoding Tex family protein, whose product is MANTLIQAIHNEYQFSIKQIEAVLQLLEEKNTVPFIARYRKEATGGLDEVEIKKIEDEYAYMLQLQKRKEEVIHNIEQQGLLTDELKADILKQTKLQRVEDLYRPFKQKKKTRATEAKRKGLEPLAKWIDTQNSTKSLNQEAQKFINEEVKTIDEALLGAQDIIAERIADNPKYRQRILKETLKHGEIVTSKKKNAEDEKATYAMYYDYAEPLKRIANHRILAMNRGEKEKILNVKIDVDKTKLSEEIKKIEIKDTNELSQIVILAIEDAMKRLIFPSIEREIRGDLTARAEEKAIDVFSENLKHLLLQPPLKEKQILGVDPAFRTGCKLAVINPLGSFVAKSVMYPHPPISKTKEAERIFLEMVNTYQIELVAIGNGTASRETEQFVANMIQKHELNIQYIIVNEAGASVYSASDIARQEFPDFQVEERSAVSIGRRVQDPLSELVKIDPKSIGVGQYQHDVNQKQLGEALNFVVETAVNQVGVNVNTASSTLLQYVAGLSKPIANNIIQYREENGVIKHHKEINNVKRLGAKTFEQSIGFLRIVDGDEPLDNTAIHPESYPATYDLLKILKIEVSELGTERCKATLKNIDIKTYAEQLKVGVPTLEDIVKSLMAPHRDPRDEYETPQLKSDVLSIEDLNKGMKLSGTVRNVVDFGAFVDIGVKQDGLVHISKLAKRFVKHPMDVVSVGDIVDVWIDSIDSEKGKVALTMIDPHA